A window of the Kineococcus mangrovi genome harbors these coding sequences:
- a CDS encoding alpha/beta fold hydrolase: MTGTTVVLVHGAFADASSYAPVTGRLLEREVPVVVPAVPNRSLLGDSDYVASIVRSIPGPVLLVGHSYGGAVITVAGAQDNVTGLVYLSGYALVEGESLGELQGGFPDSDLPAALVYTPLPFPGGESGTDVSVAPARFADVLGHDVDPQLMGVLAASQRPLAAAAFEEQAPVAAWRTKPAWALVSSSDRTINPDVERHGYRRAGIAAVEVDSSHLVMLSHPDVVVDLILTALNG, encoded by the coding sequence ATGACCGGCACCACCGTCGTCCTGGTCCACGGCGCCTTCGCCGACGCCTCGAGCTACGCCCCGGTCACCGGGCGCCTCCTGGAACGGGAAGTCCCGGTCGTCGTCCCGGCGGTCCCCAACCGCAGCCTGCTCGGCGACAGCGACTACGTCGCCTCCATCGTGCGTTCCATCCCCGGCCCCGTCCTCCTGGTCGGCCACTCCTACGGCGGGGCCGTCATCACCGTCGCCGGCGCTCAGGACAACGTCACCGGTCTGGTGTACCTGTCCGGCTACGCCCTGGTGGAGGGTGAGAGCCTCGGTGAACTGCAGGGCGGGTTCCCCGACTCCGACCTCCCGGCTGCCCTGGTCTACACGCCGCTGCCCTTCCCCGGCGGCGAATCCGGAACCGACGTCTCCGTGGCTCCTGCGCGTTTCGCCGACGTCCTCGGCCACGACGTCGACCCCCAGCTCATGGGCGTCCTGGCCGCCTCGCAACGGCCCCTGGCTGCGGCCGCCTTCGAGGAGCAGGCGCCGGTGGCGGCCTGGAGGACGAAGCCCGCGTGGGCGCTCGTCAGCAGTTCCGACCGCACCATCAACCCCGACGTCGAACGCCACGGGTACCGGCGGGCCGGGATCGCGGCCGTCGAGGTCGACTCCTCGCACCTGGTCATGTTGTCCCACCCCGACGTCGTCGTGGACCTCATCCTCACTGCGCTGAACGGCTGA
- a CDS encoding S1 family peptidase: MTGHLAAGSAQRGPRPGGGWTPVVATLALVAAFVSAVVGAGPAQAVVGGSTASTGTWSVRVYEDDEPICTGVLVDRRWVLTAGHCVRFDNSDITFRVGNLDQREGEVVPRLPGRTFFAANADVALVQIPEVTTRPIRLPAVGSRQDRDLPVRTRLSVFGWGATCEPDEATCQSDRLRTASVRIIAGTETRCDYLAGTEDYCVSRGTGLPVGGDSGGPATIDGPCGPLLAGILAASDRTDTAAYANVHRLRPWITATIGR; this comes from the coding sequence GTGACCGGGCACCTCGCCGCCGGGTCCGCGCAGCGCGGGCCGCGACCGGGCGGAGGCTGGACCCCGGTCGTCGCCACCCTCGCGCTGGTGGCCGCCTTTGTGAGCGCCGTCGTCGGTGCCGGGCCGGCGCAGGCCGTCGTCGGTGGGTCCACGGCCTCCACCGGCACCTGGAGCGTCCGCGTCTACGAGGACGACGAACCCATCTGCACCGGTGTCCTCGTCGACCGCCGATGGGTCCTGACCGCCGGGCACTGCGTCCGTTTCGACAACTCCGACATCACCTTCCGGGTCGGGAACCTCGACCAGCGCGAGGGCGAGGTCGTCCCCCGACTACCGGGCCGGACGTTCTTCGCGGCGAACGCCGACGTCGCCCTGGTCCAGATCCCGGAGGTGACGACGAGACCGATCCGGTTGCCCGCCGTCGGCTCGCGCCAGGACCGCGACCTCCCCGTCCGAACGCGCCTGTCCGTCTTCGGGTGGGGTGCCACCTGCGAACCGGACGAAGCCACCTGCCAGTCCGACCGCCTGCGCACGGCATCGGTCCGCATCATCGCCGGCACCGAGACCCGCTGCGACTACCTGGCCGGGACCGAGGACTACTGCGTCAGTCGTGGAACCGGTCTGCCCGTCGGGGGAGACTCCGGCGGGCCGGCGACCATCGACGGTCCGTGCGGACCGCTGCTGGCGGGCATCCTGGCCGCCTCCGACCGGACCGACACCGCCGCGTACGCCAACGTCCACCGCCTGCGGCCCTGGATCACCGCCACCATCGGGCGATGA
- a CDS encoding low temperature requirement protein A: MTAPLRPGAHDGRASTPRRWPLPVASARDRREQHRTASPLELFFDLVFVVAISLASAELHHALSSGHVADGLVVYAAVFFAVWWAWVNFTWFASAFDTDDWLYRLLTFVQMAGVLLLAAGVPDAFADHDLTLITLGYVVMRLAVVVQWLRAAGGNEALRSAASRYAVGTTVVQVGWTVRLHLTDQGGWWTFLVLAAVELLVPAWAERAQRTPWHPHHIAERYGLFTLIVLGESILASVNALVEAVHDSHDPGDLLVLAISSFVVAAGLWWVYFFGEHHRRLDGVRSGIVYGYGHYFVFGAAGALSAGVEVVIDHRGGDGELSSTATAAVITLPVTVFLVAVWCLVLRHELSAARGAVVLVLSVATSAGALTPRPVLACAVLLAVTVAVLERARATS, encoded by the coding sequence ATGACGGCACCCCTGCGACCGGGCGCTCACGACGGCCGGGCCTCGACCCCTCGACGGTGGCCGCTGCCGGTGGCCTCGGCCCGAGACCGCCGGGAACAGCACCGCACGGCCAGTCCGCTGGAACTCTTCTTCGACCTGGTCTTCGTGGTGGCGATCTCCCTGGCGTCGGCCGAGTTGCACCACGCCCTGTCGAGCGGACACGTGGCGGACGGACTGGTCGTCTACGCCGCGGTCTTCTTCGCCGTCTGGTGGGCCTGGGTGAACTTCACCTGGTTCGCCTCGGCCTTCGACACGGACGACTGGCTGTACCGGCTGCTGACCTTCGTGCAGATGGCCGGTGTCCTCCTCCTGGCCGCCGGGGTGCCGGACGCCTTCGCGGACCACGACCTCACGCTGATCACCCTCGGCTACGTCGTCATGCGGTTGGCGGTGGTCGTGCAGTGGTTGCGCGCGGCCGGCGGGAACGAGGCGTTGCGCTCGGCGGCCTCGCGGTACGCCGTCGGCACCACCGTGGTGCAGGTGGGGTGGACCGTTCGGCTCCACCTGACCGACCAGGGAGGGTGGTGGACCTTCCTGGTGCTGGCCGCGGTCGAACTCCTGGTCCCGGCCTGGGCCGAGCGGGCCCAGCGCACTCCGTGGCACCCCCACCACATCGCCGAGCGGTACGGTCTGTTCACCCTCATCGTCCTGGGCGAGTCCATCCTGGCCTCGGTCAACGCACTCGTCGAGGCCGTCCACGACAGCCACGACCCCGGTGATCTGCTGGTGCTGGCCATCTCGTCCTTCGTGGTCGCCGCCGGGTTGTGGTGGGTCTACTTCTTCGGGGAACACCACCGCAGGCTGGACGGCGTCCGCTCCGGGATCGTCTACGGGTACGGCCACTACTTCGTCTTCGGTGCGGCTGGAGCGCTGTCGGCCGGGGTCGAGGTGGTGATCGACCACCGGGGCGGGGACGGCGAGCTGTCGTCGACGGCGACCGCAGCGGTCATCACGCTTCCCGTCACCGTCTTCCTCGTCGCCGTCTGGTGCTTGGTCCTGCGGCACGAACTGTCCGCGGCCCGCGGTGCTGTCGTCCTCGTCCTGTCGGTGGCCACCTCGGCGGGTGCGTTGACACCGCGACCGGTCCTCGCCTGCGCGGTGCTGCTGGCGGTCACCGTGGCGGTCCTCGAACGGGCCAGGGCGACGTCGTGA
- a CDS encoding alpha/beta hydrolase, with protein MSGNPHNISLEPAAQAFVDATSEPPFLYQLAPEDGRKAVDGVQDDPIFKPEVDEEWITVDGGPTGTVAVRIVKPAGSTGSLPVIVYTHGAGWVFGDAHTHDRLVRDLAVGVGAAVVFPEYDRSPEVHYPVANEQSYAVVQWVVGSGADKGLDASRIAVAGDSVGGNMAIALTLMAKERGDVTFRQQVLFYPVTDASFDTPSYHEFAEGYFLAREGMKWFWDQYTTSESDRAQITASPLRATTEQLEGLPPALVVTAQADVLRDEGEAFAAKLRQAGVPVTQVRYQGIVHDFVMVNSLHETNAAKAAVAQAVTVLRGALHD; from the coding sequence ATGTCCGGCAACCCGCACAACATCTCTCTGGAACCGGCCGCGCAGGCGTTCGTGGACGCCACGAGCGAACCACCGTTCCTGTACCAGCTGGCCCCCGAGGACGGTCGCAAGGCCGTCGACGGCGTCCAGGACGACCCGATCTTCAAACCCGAGGTCGACGAGGAGTGGATCACGGTCGACGGTGGACCCACGGGCACGGTGGCGGTGCGCATCGTCAAACCCGCCGGTTCCACCGGGTCGTTGCCGGTGATCGTCTACACCCACGGCGCCGGTTGGGTCTTCGGTGACGCCCACACCCACGACCGGCTGGTGCGAGACCTCGCGGTCGGCGTCGGGGCGGCAGTGGTGTTCCCCGAGTACGACCGGTCTCCCGAGGTGCACTACCCCGTGGCCAACGAGCAGTCCTACGCCGTGGTGCAGTGGGTCGTGGGATCGGGGGCCGACAAGGGCCTGGACGCCTCGCGGATCGCGGTGGCCGGTGACTCCGTCGGCGGCAACATGGCCATCGCCCTGACGCTGATGGCCAAGGAACGCGGTGACGTCACGTTCCGCCAGCAGGTGCTGTTCTACCCGGTGACGGACGCATCCTTCGACACCCCCTCCTACCACGAGTTCGCCGAGGGGTACTTCCTGGCCCGCGAGGGCATGAAGTGGTTCTGGGACCAGTACACGACCAGCGAGTCCGACCGGGCGCAGATCACCGCTTCACCCTTGCGAGCCACCACCGAACAGCTCGAGGGCCTGCCCCCGGCGCTGGTCGTCACCGCCCAGGCCGACGTCCTGCGCGACGAGGGGGAGGCGTTCGCGGCGAAGCTGCGGCAGGCCGGGGTCCCCGTCACCCAGGTCCGGTACCAGGGCATCGTCCACGACTTCGTCATGGTGAACTCGTTGCACGAGACCAACGCCGCGAAGGCCGCCGTCGCCCAGGCCGTGACCGTGCTGCGTGGTGCGCTGCACGACTGA
- a CDS encoding helix-turn-helix transcriptional regulator: MGPIFGRDAELLRASAVLARTRQSGSSSLLAITGAPGIGKSALLDAVATLARQQGYRSSRGRAEESTQIVPLAALLSVLRSGPDPLLDDHAFAELGELYDRQPWLVERLADALAGPAAHQPLVVLMDDVQWSDQLSSFALRVVTGRLATHPVCWVLAARTDPGGPLEQVLHAAGHTSNVSRIDLEPLDEHAVHELVHHAVGRDVDSSLARLVRRAEGHPLFIHTLLSNWREETTGGAGSSAGGLEPADGTVHDPHPSPPDPTRADEVPGELVSLVSRQLESLSGEAADLVRTGAVLGRRFSLDDVATLSGRTAAQLSGPLEEAARGGLLGSEDSAVAFHHDLVRQAVYAGLPAPLRSALHRDVVEMMTLQLRPAAHIAPHVLGQRVLQEPGSTGLRERQVSANLLRAAAAEVSRSTPAAAAQLLHETLLLLPADDEGRFDIGLEALDATIAGLQIEMAVDLGRRLLEEAVTAHEAGRVWLRLAGPLTTLSQDGELRTGTADTLANFPPDDRSSIRLQLRAVHARAGSRTAEGSAAEEEARDVLRIATRDSDTGAAESALLALAEAAAWRGCHQEALAPARKARQRHGGPPRSCEIAALTGLEQYDQARLLLAEAAEVHRSDTWETLPEHAWRRALLELFAGRIPLARAEAEHLLHLGQDFEEFAVYRAEAHGILARAAGTRGDPLTGRRHVEAARRLLVPGNHFQRLTLHVVDGRLAEAAGNDDTAASAFARALRLRREHCLSGAGPDYDSAPQIVRVALRAGDRALAEDAAAGAEGYASRNPGIPGIQGIALHARALVERDVATLRRATEVLATSPRVPVYSVAAGDLAALLSVTGELKEARRVWSLASRALSAWGASDLITDPRAVALRSGQGRRRRAAGTTTGWDSLTAAEARVADIVGRGGTNRSVATELSVSPHTVSTHLRSVFVKLGLNSRVQLAHVVAERGRTPPVAPH, from the coding sequence ATGGGTCCGATCTTCGGTCGCGACGCGGAACTGCTGCGCGCCTCGGCCGTGCTGGCGCGCACCCGCCAGTCGGGCAGCTCGAGCCTGCTGGCGATCACCGGAGCTCCGGGGATCGGCAAGAGCGCCCTGCTGGACGCCGTCGCGACGCTGGCGCGTCAGCAGGGGTACCGGTCCAGTCGTGGGCGCGCTGAGGAGTCCACCCAGATCGTGCCGCTGGCGGCGTTGCTGTCGGTGCTGCGTTCTGGTCCAGATCCCCTCCTCGACGACCACGCCTTCGCCGAACTCGGTGAGTTGTACGACCGGCAGCCCTGGTTGGTGGAACGGTTGGCGGACGCCTTGGCCGGTCCAGCGGCCCACCAACCCCTGGTGGTCCTCATGGACGACGTCCAGTGGAGCGATCAGCTGAGTTCCTTCGCGCTCCGGGTGGTGACCGGCCGTCTGGCCACCCACCCGGTGTGCTGGGTCCTGGCCGCACGCACTGATCCGGGTGGCCCCCTGGAGCAGGTCCTCCACGCCGCCGGGCACACGTCGAACGTCTCCCGGATCGACCTCGAGCCGCTCGACGAACACGCGGTCCACGAACTCGTGCACCACGCGGTGGGCAGGGACGTCGACAGTTCTCTCGCGCGGCTCGTCCGGCGCGCGGAAGGACACCCGCTCTTCATCCACACCCTCCTGTCGAACTGGCGGGAGGAGACGACGGGTGGCGCAGGGTCCTCCGCCGGTGGCCTCGAACCGGCGGACGGGACCGTGCACGACCCGCACCCGAGCCCGCCAGACCCCACGAGGGCCGACGAAGTGCCGGGAGAACTCGTCTCGCTCGTGTCGCGCCAGCTCGAGTCCCTGTCCGGAGAGGCCGCAGACCTGGTGAGGACGGGTGCCGTTCTCGGCCGGCGGTTCTCCCTCGACGACGTCGCGACCCTCAGCGGCAGGACGGCGGCGCAGCTCAGCGGACCGCTGGAGGAAGCGGCGCGGGGGGGCCTGCTGGGCAGCGAGGACAGCGCGGTCGCCTTCCACCACGACCTGGTCAGGCAAGCCGTCTACGCCGGCTTGCCCGCCCCCCTGCGCTCGGCGCTGCACCGCGATGTCGTCGAGATGATGACGCTGCAGTTGAGGCCGGCGGCGCACATCGCCCCGCACGTCCTGGGGCAGCGGGTGCTCCAGGAACCAGGTTCGACCGGTCTGCGCGAACGCCAGGTGTCGGCCAACCTGCTGCGGGCTGCAGCAGCCGAGGTGTCACGTTCCACGCCTGCGGCTGCTGCCCAGCTCCTGCACGAGACGCTGCTGCTGCTGCCTGCTGACGACGAGGGACGCTTCGACATCGGTCTGGAGGCGTTGGACGCGACCATCGCGGGCCTGCAGATCGAGATGGCCGTCGACCTCGGTCGCAGGTTGCTGGAGGAGGCCGTCACGGCTCACGAGGCAGGACGCGTGTGGTTGCGGTTGGCGGGCCCCCTGACCACGCTGTCCCAGGACGGCGAACTGCGGACCGGCACCGCTGACACGCTCGCGAACTTCCCCCCCGACGACCGCAGTTCGATCCGGCTGCAGCTGCGAGCCGTCCACGCACGTGCAGGCAGCAGGACGGCCGAGGGTTCCGCCGCCGAGGAGGAAGCACGCGACGTCCTGCGCATCGCGACGCGCGACAGCGACACCGGGGCGGCCGAGTCGGCCTTGCTCGCCCTGGCCGAGGCTGCTGCCTGGCGCGGGTGCCACCAGGAGGCCCTCGCTCCTGCACGGAAAGCCCGGCAACGTCACGGCGGCCCGCCCCGATCGTGCGAGATCGCGGCCCTGACCGGTCTGGAGCAGTACGACCAGGCGCGACTCCTCCTGGCCGAAGCCGCCGAGGTGCACCGGTCGGACACGTGGGAGACCCTCCCCGAACACGCCTGGCGTCGCGCCCTGCTGGAGCTGTTCGCAGGGCGGATCCCCCTCGCACGCGCCGAAGCGGAACACCTCCTGCACCTGGGGCAGGACTTCGAGGAGTTCGCCGTCTACCGCGCGGAGGCGCACGGCATCCTGGCGCGAGCCGCCGGCACCCGCGGTGACCCGCTCACCGGGCGACGTCACGTCGAAGCCGCACGCCGCCTGCTCGTGCCGGGGAACCACTTCCAACGCTTGACGCTGCACGTCGTGGACGGGCGCCTGGCCGAAGCCGCCGGGAACGACGACACCGCGGCGAGCGCTTTCGCGCGTGCGCTGCGCCTGCGGCGCGAGCACTGCCTCAGCGGCGCCGGACCCGACTACGACTCCGCCCCCCAGATCGTGCGGGTGGCTCTGCGGGCGGGAGACCGGGCCCTGGCCGAGGACGCGGCGGCAGGCGCTGAGGGGTACGCGTCCCGCAACCCGGGGATCCCGGGCATCCAGGGGATCGCCCTGCACGCCCGCGCCCTCGTCGAGCGCGACGTCGCCACCTTGCGTCGAGCGACCGAGGTCCTCGCCACCTCCCCCCGTGTACCGGTCTACTCCGTCGCCGCCGGGGACCTCGCCGCCCTGCTCTCCGTCACCGGCGAGCTGAAGGAAGCCCGGAGGGTGTGGTCCCTCGCCAGCCGAGCCCTGTCGGCCTGGGGGGCGAGCGATCTCATCACCGATCCACGAGCCGTCGCGCTGAGGTCCGGTCAGGGACGTCGTCGTCGGGCCGCCGGGACGACGACGGGCTGGGACTCCCTCACCGCCGCCGAAGCGCGGGTCGCCGACATCGTCGGGCGAGGAGGCACCAACCGCTCGGTCGCCACCGAACTCAGCGTCTCACCGCACACGGTGAGCACCCACCTGCGCTCGGTCTTCGTCAAACTCGGTTTGAACTCGCGGGTCCAGCTGGCCCACGTGGTGGCCGAACGCGGCCGCACGCCACCGGTGGCGCCCCACTGA
- a CDS encoding alpha/beta fold hydrolase: MSSTPETAPAAPHPTVVLVHGAFAESSSWSGVIEILQERGVDVVAVANPLRSVPADAAYLIDVVRGLDRPVVLVGHSYGGMVITEAAAALDRVTALVYVAAFVPMTGETALELSGRYSGSTLGHTLLSYPLAEGGVEFRIDPAKFPGQFAGDAPAAVAAVLARTQRPVTEAALAGALSVAPAWETLPTWSIYGDADRNIPAEAQDFMAERAGSRETTVVAGGSHAIAVSHPGAVATTVLAAVGGHATPVSTS, from the coding sequence TTGTCCAGCACGCCGGAAACCGCCCCTGCCGCGCCGCACCCGACCGTCGTCCTCGTCCACGGGGCCTTCGCCGAGTCCTCGAGCTGGTCGGGCGTCATCGAGATCCTCCAGGAGCGCGGGGTCGACGTGGTCGCGGTCGCCAATCCCCTGCGGTCGGTGCCTGCCGACGCGGCCTACCTGATCGACGTGGTGCGGGGGCTCGACCGTCCGGTCGTCCTGGTCGGGCACTCCTACGGCGGGATGGTCATCACCGAGGCCGCCGCGGCCCTGGACCGCGTGACTGCCCTGGTCTACGTCGCGGCGTTCGTCCCCATGACGGGTGAGACGGCCCTGGAGCTGTCCGGGCGCTACTCCGGCAGCACCTTGGGTCACACCCTGCTGAGCTACCCGCTGGCCGAGGGGGGTGTCGAGTTCCGCATCGACCCGGCGAAGTTCCCCGGCCAGTTCGCCGGGGACGCACCCGCGGCGGTCGCGGCCGTGCTGGCCCGTACGCAGCGGCCGGTGACCGAGGCCGCACTGGCCGGTGCGCTCTCGGTCGCACCCGCCTGGGAGACGCTGCCCACGTGGTCGATCTACGGCGACGCGGACCGGAACATCCCCGCCGAGGCGCAGGACTTCATGGCCGAGCGAGCCGGGTCCCGCGAGACCACCGTCGTCGCCGGGGGGTCGCACGCCATCGCGGTCTCGCACCCGGGAGCGGTCGCCACGACCGTCCTCGCCGCCGTCGGTGGACACGCCACCCCGGTGAGCACCTCGTGA
- a CDS encoding DEAD/DEAH box helicase, whose amino-acid sequence MLVVHGLWTAGQRLALWVEAPRRRPGPAQPADLAVLARHARSWTGLARALASPVTGTLQVALPCTPSGRPAASTGRARADLRLLPVDLDVVELTGEPAVALLAELGGASGAEDGVRVSDGLRWLGHVAAGARRAVEAGHVLPDLQPTADGGFTARWVPAPDRALGRWRTAVARSCPPVLRAERPRSGPPQGPPQALDLLDDVCALVVDVLVAARTAAVVPHDLPDGAGPRAWIAALRTGSTLHGEGWPALARRVREWQRSGEDTGYDVLLRVVEPAPQEDVPDGLSDGHLDAAAQEQAPDQRWRLQVRLRPLDDPSLVLTLQEARAETRAGSSAGGAHEGEDPLLVLLTGAARAGAAHPPLKRLLGGRTDAAAQDGVELTIDELLDLVERGGPRLGAAGVGLQLPRHWTRKALTFSLSASAAQPGAVTDPQVRKDDLLDFRWQAALGDSPVTEAELLALAASKSSLVRFRGEWVQVDPDALARSARFLRTRGDGRASVLDVLAAVGSGKDLPGPVTSLDAHGVLGDVLSGRAAERLPELPDPPGLHAVLRPYQRRGLTWLATMSRLGLGAVLADDMGLGKTLQLLALLAHERGRDGDTGPGPTLLVCPMSVVGNWAAEAARFTPGLRVHVHHGPGRPRGAEFTALAAEHDLVVTTYGLLVRDVTDLAAADWHRLALDEAQHVKNANTRQARAVRAVGSRHRVALTGTPVENRLEDLRAVLDATNPGLLGSPATFRDRFAVPIEKLGHAEPAERLALVTRPFVLRRVKTDPAVAGDLPEKIEMTVRANLTTEQAALYRRAVDDLTERLQDRDSDPGGLSRRGLILAALTRLKQICNHPAHYLGDSSPVLHRGRHRSGKLHLLDDIVTSARAEGEKVLCFTQFAEFGHLLTPHLSGLTGEPVPFLHGGVSRRGRDAMVAQFAEPDGPGVMLLSLKAGGTGLNLTAANHVVHVDRWWNPAVEDQATDRAFRIGQHRQVQVRKLVSVGTVEERVDAVISRKRDLADRVVGSGEGWITDLDTDALRELLRLGDDAVGE is encoded by the coding sequence GTGCTCGTCGTCCACGGCCTCTGGACCGCCGGGCAGCGGTTGGCGCTGTGGGTCGAGGCGCCCCGCCGCCGGCCGGGCCCGGCCCAGCCCGCCGATCTCGCCGTCCTCGCGAGGCACGCGCGGTCCTGGACCGGGTTGGCGCGGGCCCTGGCCTCCCCGGTCACCGGCACGCTGCAGGTCGCGCTGCCCTGCACCCCCTCGGGCCGGCCCGCCGCCTCCACGGGACGGGCGCGGGCGGACCTGCGCCTGCTGCCCGTCGACCTCGACGTCGTCGAACTCACCGGCGAGCCGGCCGTCGCGCTGCTCGCCGAACTGGGCGGCGCGTCGGGTGCGGAGGACGGGGTCCGGGTCTCCGACGGGCTGCGCTGGCTCGGGCACGTCGCGGCGGGCGCGCGCCGGGCCGTGGAGGCCGGGCACGTCCTGCCGGACCTGCAGCCCACGGCCGACGGGGGGTTCACCGCCCGCTGGGTCCCCGCCCCCGACCGCGCCCTCGGCCGGTGGCGGACCGCCGTGGCCCGGTCCTGCCCGCCCGTGCTGCGCGCCGAGCGCCCCCGCAGTGGCCCGCCGCAGGGTCCCCCGCAGGCCCTGGACCTGCTCGACGACGTCTGCGCCCTCGTCGTCGACGTCCTCGTGGCGGCCCGCACGGCGGCGGTCGTGCCGCACGACCTGCCCGACGGCGCCGGCCCCCGCGCGTGGATCGCCGCCCTGCGCACGGGCTCCACCCTGCACGGGGAGGGCTGGCCGGCCCTGGCCCGGCGCGTGCGGGAGTGGCAGCGCAGCGGTGAGGACACCGGGTACGACGTCCTGCTGCGCGTCGTCGAACCCGCGCCCCAGGAGGACGTGCCGGACGGGCTGTCCGACGGCCACCTGGACGCGGCCGCGCAGGAGCAGGCCCCCGACCAGCGCTGGCGGTTGCAGGTGCGGCTGCGTCCCCTGGACGACCCGAGCCTGGTCCTGACGCTGCAGGAGGCGCGCGCCGAGACCCGCGCGGGGAGCTCGGCGGGGGGTGCGCACGAGGGCGAGGACCCCCTGCTCGTCCTGCTCACCGGCGCCGCCCGCGCCGGCGCCGCCCACCCGCCGCTCAAGCGCCTGCTCGGCGGGCGGACCGACGCGGCCGCCCAGGACGGCGTCGAGCTCACCATCGACGAGCTCCTCGACCTCGTCGAGCGCGGCGGCCCGCGCCTGGGCGCGGCCGGCGTCGGGCTGCAGCTGCCGCGGCACTGGACGAGGAAGGCCCTGACGTTCTCGCTGTCGGCCTCGGCGGCGCAGCCGGGAGCCGTCACCGACCCGCAGGTGCGCAAGGACGACCTGCTCGACTTCCGCTGGCAGGCGGCGCTGGGCGACTCCCCCGTCACCGAGGCCGAGCTGCTGGCCCTGGCCGCGTCCAAGTCGTCCCTCGTGCGGTTCCGCGGCGAGTGGGTGCAGGTGGACCCCGACGCGCTGGCGCGCAGCGCGAGGTTCCTGCGCACCCGCGGCGACGGCCGGGCCTCGGTGCTCGACGTGCTGGCCGCCGTCGGCAGCGGCAAGGACCTCCCCGGCCCCGTCACGTCGCTCGACGCGCACGGCGTCCTGGGTGACGTCCTGTCCGGGCGAGCGGCCGAGCGGCTGCCGGAGCTGCCGGACCCGCCGGGCCTGCACGCCGTCCTGCGGCCCTACCAGCGGCGCGGGCTGACGTGGCTGGCCACGATGTCCCGGCTCGGCCTCGGCGCCGTCCTCGCCGACGACATGGGGCTGGGCAAGACGCTGCAGCTGCTGGCCCTGCTGGCGCACGAGCGCGGGCGCGACGGGGACACCGGACCCGGCCCGACGCTGCTGGTGTGCCCGATGTCGGTGGTGGGCAACTGGGCCGCCGAGGCCGCGCGGTTCACCCCCGGTCTGCGCGTCCACGTCCACCACGGCCCCGGCCGGCCCCGCGGTGCGGAGTTCACCGCGCTGGCCGCCGAGCACGACCTCGTCGTCACCACGTACGGCCTGCTCGTGCGCGACGTCACCGACCTCGCCGCCGCCGACTGGCACCGCCTCGCCCTCGATGAGGCCCAGCACGTCAAGAACGCGAACACCCGGCAGGCCCGGGCCGTGCGGGCCGTCGGGTCCCGGCACCGCGTCGCGCTCACGGGGACGCCGGTGGAGAACCGCCTGGAGGACCTGCGCGCCGTCCTCGACGCGACGAACCCCGGGCTGCTCGGCAGCCCCGCGACGTTCCGCGACCGGTTCGCCGTCCCCATCGAGAAGCTCGGTCACGCCGAACCCGCCGAACGCCTCGCCCTCGTGACGCGACCGTTCGTCCTGCGCCGGGTCAAGACGGACCCGGCCGTCGCGGGTGACCTGCCCGAGAAGATCGAGATGACGGTGCGGGCCAACCTCACCACCGAGCAGGCCGCCCTGTACCGGCGGGCCGTCGACGACCTGACCGAACGGTTGCAGGACAGGGACTCCGACCCGGGCGGACTGTCCCGCCGGGGTTTGATCCTCGCCGCGCTGACCCGGCTGAAGCAGATCTGCAACCACCCCGCGCACTACCTGGGGGACTCCTCGCCCGTGCTGCACCGGGGCCGGCACCGCTCGGGCAAGCTGCACCTGCTGGACGACATCGTCACGTCCGCGCGCGCCGAGGGCGAGAAAGTCCTGTGCTTCACGCAGTTCGCCGAGTTCGGCCACCTGCTCACCCCGCACCTGAGCGGCCTCACGGGCGAACCGGTGCCGTTCCTGCACGGAGGGGTGAGCCGGCGCGGTCGCGACGCGATGGTCGCGCAGTTCGCCGAGCCCGACGGCCCGGGCGTCATGCTGCTGTCCCTCAAGGCCGGTGGGACCGGGCTGAACCTGACGGCCGCCAACCACGTCGTGCACGTGGACCGCTGGTGGAACCCCGCCGTGGAGGACCAGGCGACCGACCGGGCGTTCCGGATCGGGCAGCACCGGCAGGTGCAGGTCCGCAAGCTCGTCAGCGTGGGCACCGTGGAGGAACGCGTGGACGCCGTCATCAGCCGCAAGCGCGACCTCGCCGACCGGGTCGTCGGCAGCGGCGAGGGCTGGATCACCGACCTCGACACCGACGCGCTGCGCGAACTGCTCCGGCTCGGTGACGACGCGGTGGGTGAGTGA